From a single Helicoverpa armigera isolate CAAS_96S chromosome 7, ASM3070526v1, whole genome shotgun sequence genomic region:
- the LOC110370255 gene encoding nuclear receptor-binding factor 2 — protein MESHPLNLAHQQHRRAEAHLINNRYDEAMQCHHNAAELLLDAMKSTTSSVALESITLQHSYHLKQKDLIKNKKEQYERVKKAMDNIKGLGKDPTYNIQANDSSKVQVAIYRTINEADSLLYTLINRNAEQGQVKDAVIKTDVVDGKKNEKGQETVIEELQILNQNLHSLVEQLVMQAEVLKDENMTLKERVNYLEKERVKYLNLPSTQNDLLQRNFSNINIGNEGVQNDFIQKMPTSKEPQLGRPINVADRAALPHFDLSALKDL, from the exons ATGGAATCACATCCACTTAATCTG GCCCATCAACAACACCGTCGTGCTGAGGCGCACCTGATAAACAATAGGTATGACGAGGCGATGCAGTGCCATCACAATGCTGCTGAACTATTACTGGACGCTATGAAGTCCACGACGTCGTCAGTCGCACTTGAATCTATCACATTGCAACACAGTTATCATCTCAAACAAAAAGATCTCATCAAGAACAAAAAGGAACAATACGAACGAGTCAAAAAAGCAATGGACAATATCAAAGGTTTGGGGAAAGACCCCACCTACAATATTCAAGCAAATGATAGTTCTAAAGTCCAAGTCGCtatttatagaacaataaatgAAGCAGATTCTTTGTTATACACTTTAATCAATAGAAATGCTGAACAAGGCCAAGTGAAAGACGCAGTTATTAAAACCGATGTTGTAGATGGTAAGAAGAATGAAAAGGGTCAGGAAACTGTTATAGAAGAGTTGCAAATACTGAATCAGAACCTACATTCTCTTGTGGAACAGTTAGTAATGCAAGCAGAAGTACTTAAGGATGAAAACATGACCTTAAAAGAGAGggtaaattatttagaaaaagaaAGGGTCAAGTATTTGAATCTTCCGTCTACTCAGAATGATTTATTACAAAGGAACTTTTCCAATATCAATATAGGAAATGAAGGTgttcaaaatgattttattcaaaaaatgcCTACATCTAAAGAACCTCAGCTGGGCAGACCTATCAATGTAGCGGACAGAGCGGCTCTGCCTCATTTTGACTTGAGTGCACTGAAAGATTTATAA
- the LOC110370254 gene encoding transmembrane protein 127, with protein sequence MGCLSWIRGFKMPFPFKDKELNKIAALFNVSTFLLTCAALVQPSWFRIKGLHCTQSLSLAQFFSFDNDDDDDSRQSIEYDPRSDYNGLPPCTTPETITLMRVLILLCFMVLLCSCIGTLINLTSLNSRAIKMLRRNAIPSIMCVFWVIAIVGVCYYTTVVLGNANNSDPNTIQVDYEYGFYTITGAGALALLASAANLWGAPLSSDEDVQRRNLMEDWDGYEAHSVGPTPAVPTLPPYTPSADYVPTIHPPYAPPVLGTQQYFPFDDLSVLPPPPPYSP encoded by the exons ATGGGGTGTTTATCGTGGATCCGAG GGTTCAAAATGCCTTTTCCTTTTAAAGATAAGGAATTGAACAAAATAGCAGCACTGTTCAATGTGTCCACATTTCTCCTGACTTGTGCTGCTCTGGTTCAGCCCAGTTGGTTCAGGATCAAAGGCCTGCACTGTACACAGAGCCTGTCTTTAGCACAATTCTTCTCatttgataatgatgatgatgacgatagtCGCCAGAGTATTGAGTATGATCCTAGATCTGATTATAATG GTTTACCTCCATGCACAACACCAGAGACTATAACACTTATGAGAGTTCTAATATTACTATGCTTTATGGTGCTACTGTGCTCATGTATTGGTACCCTGATCAACCTCACAAGCCTCAACAGTAGAGCCATCAAGATGTTGAGAAGGAATGCCATTCCAAGCATAATGTGTGTATTTTGGGTCATAGCTATTGTCGGAGTATGTTACTACACAACTGTTGTGCTTGGAAATGCAAACAACAGTGATCCAAATACAATACAAGTGGATTATGAGTATGGATTCTATACTATTACAGGAGCTG GTGCACTGGCCTTGTTAGCATCTGCTGCCAACCTTTGGGGTGCTCCTTTATCCAGTGACGAAGATGTTCAAAGGCGAAATTTAATGGAAGACTGGGATGGATATGAGGCACACAGTGTAGGCCCCACGCCTGCCGTGCCCACTCTGCCGCCGTACACGCCGAGTGCCGACTATGTGCCCACCATACACCCACCGTACGCACCACCAGTACTTGGAACACAACAATATTTCCCATTTGATGACCTGTCTGTTCTTCCACCGCCTCCCCCTTATTCTCCTTGA
- the LOC110370301 gene encoding tyramine/octopamine receptor, producing the protein MNDILINVDYYYVYNVSSFNNNDSLYNSSLGTECYSTNLLYNSSFGFEIAVPEWEALTTIVMLFIVIAGTVFGNILVILGVFTYKPLRIVQNFFIVSLAAADLAVAVLVMPLNVAYMTLGRWLWGKQLCKMWLTCDIMSCTSSILNLCAIALDRYWAITDPINYANKRTLERVVYQIIGVWILSLLISSPPILGWNDWPNEFTADTPCQLTSEPGYVVYSSLGSFFIPLLIMTIVYIKIYIAARKRLRKRVLVTRIQNKNPVLVIQSQEESQENRDDSDNESDSGASIKRCQRKAFIDIKKNFFVPFLLLNDPVARQTIESNMNQMQADVSPGSCGSYKTKVVGSLKKMSHKNKKQEKPLLASVNKSGDVVNQFIEQKQKISLSKERRAARTLGIIMGVFVVCWLPFFLMYLILPFCSSCCPSLRLINVITWLGYANSTVNPLIYTIFNIEFRKAFKKLLGLK; encoded by the coding sequence ATGAATGACATTTTGATTAATGTAGACTATTATTACGTCTATAATGTTTCATCATTCAACAATAATGATTCCTTATACAATTCGTCGTTGGGAACAGAATGTTATTCGACTAACCTTCTCTACAACTCAAGTTTTGGCTTTGAAATAGCCGTTCCAGAATGGGAAGCATTAACTACAATAGTGATGTTGTTCATAGTTATCGCTGGAACTGTTTTTGGAAACATCCTGGTAATACTTGGAGTTTTCACATATAAACCCTTGAGAATAGtgcaaaacttttttattgtgtcGTTAGCAGCAGCCGATTTAGCAGTGGCAGTGTTAGTGATGCCGTTAAATGTTGCGTACATGACATTAGGACGATGGTTGTGGGGTAAACAATTGTGTAAAATGTGGCTAACTTGTGATATAATGTCGTGCACTTCGTCGATCCTGAACTTGTGTGCTATAGCTCTCGACAGATACTGGGCAATAACAGATCCAATTAATTACGCTAATAAGAGGACATTGGAAAGAGTAGTGTACCAAATAATTGGAGTATGGATCCTGTCTTTGTTAATAAGTTCACCACCTATTTTGGGTTGGAATGATTGGCCAAATGAGTTTACCGCAGATACTCCTTGCCAGTTGACCTCAGAACCCGGTTATGTTGTGTATTCATCGCTCGGATCATTCTTTATTCCTCTTCTTATTATGACAATAGTGTAtatcaaaatatacatagctGCAAGAAAAAGATTAAGAAAACGTGTACTAGTAACGcgcattcaaaacaaaaatccaGTGTTGGTAATACAAAGTCAAGAAGAAAGCCAAGAAAATAGAGACGATTCAGACAATGAATCCGACAGTGGAGCGAGTATTAAAAGATGTCAGAGAAAAGCGTTTATagatataaagaaaaacttcTTTGTACCTTTTCTGTTACTGAATGATCCAGTTGCGCGTCAAACGATTGAATCGAATATGAACCAGATGCAAGCAGACGTTTCACCAGGTAGTTGTGGAAGTTATAAAACGAAAGTAGTTGGTTCTTTGAAGAAAATGAGCCACAAGAATAAGAAGCAGGAGAAACCATTGTTGGCAAGTGTCAATAAAAGCGGCGACGTAGTAAATCAGTTCATTGAACAAAAGCAAAAGATCTCCCTGTCTAAGGAGCGCCGTGCTGCGAGGACTCTCGGGATTATTATGGGTGTATTTGTTGTCTGTTGGCTTCCATTTTTCctaatgtatttaatattacCCTTTTGCTCATCTTGTTGTCCTAGTCTAAGGCTCATTAACGTAATCACGTGGTTAGGGTATGCCAACTCAACAGTAAATCCATTAATTTATACCATTTTCAATATCGAATTTAGAAAAGCTTTCAAAAAGTTATTAGGACTGAAATAG